One stretch of Scatophagus argus isolate fScaArg1 chromosome 18, fScaArg1.pri, whole genome shotgun sequence DNA includes these proteins:
- the buc gene encoding bucky ball — MDDGGKQPHAFGSGQQRTQHSRPFFYVQPPSQPYFLYQHWQLNPYSHYGLPGGFNLGRPCMHPFQYMQYPGFVFPHAPIYPMDHRRMFEPRFHAPTWSDMPRQQYHSQPHGRRETACSEAQTDPSDAITKLIECLDKIRGSELQGAERELDSGVASQSSGMFSPDEKKSGEQSHSLPSKPDGSHLESPAATFSDSTAAGYDGESSQRSLDALIPQGCWSGELEEELPLDSSSVHEECCKVEQLATDEHFPDLEKAQVMDIQSDTSMTDQSVPKDDAEELLKQTLDPILPSTPLVPSSSCTSSQPVLKDIKSGDKVSKTEHQKADQKYQILKLPFESILTPGDAGARNLSPAAPYCYNYLSMHTTHERMSVLSPSLDELSSRDEMFSTDLDDPDLFPKHVYTGRRVAEVVSGSPQVAGEVGEGWLPDSKRLMCACCGKSLAKGVGRNKVHSSKIYRNEVGDSDEDSRYGRGCETPVRVVVRKHSASRKPHSVPLRHAAKPWYKRGQYKDSSDPVNQEEGPDPCKQEPTDGEIGEMSSELQCRTCLDILCREDLTTSDQGRWGNGDVIPRRRQATSLQQEISAQRKVMYHRPRDEDNDDKPPPIHWERGSTMRGEPRC, encoded by the exons ATGGACG ATGGAGGCAAACAACCACATGCATTTGGGAGTGGACAACAGAGAACTCAACACAGCAGACCTTTTTTCTATGTCCAGCCTCCATCTCAGCCTTACTTCCTCTACCAGCACTGGCAGCTCAATCCATACAGTCACTATGGTTTGCCTGGAG GTTTTAACTTAGGCCGTCCCTGCATGCACCCTTTCCAGTACATGCAGTATCCTGGCTTTGTTTTCCCACATGCCCCAATATATCCAATGGATCACAGACGAATGTTTGAACCTCGCTTCCACGCTCCCACCTGGAGTGACATGCCTCGCCAGCAGTATCACTCACAGCCTCACGGGCGTCGAGAAACAGCCTGTTCTGAGGCTCAAACTGACCCCAGCGATGCCATAACCAAACTTATCGAATGCCTGGATAAGATTCGAGGCAGTGAGCTGCAGGGTGCTGAGAGAGAACTGGACTCAGGTGTTGCCTCTCAGTCCTCGGGAATGTTTTCTCCGGATGAGAAGAAAAGTGGAGAGCAGAGTCACAGCCTCCCTTCAAAGCCCGATGGCAGTCATCTGGAGTCTCCAGCCGCAACCTTCAGTGACTCCACAGCAGCGGGGTATGATGGTGAGTCGAGTCAAAGAAGCCTAGATGCCCTTATCCCTCAGGGGTGCTGGTCAGGAGAACTGGAAGAGGAGTTGCCCCTCGATAGCTCCTCTGTTCATGAAGAGTGTTGTAAGGTGGAGCAGCTAGCAACAGATGAACACTTCCCCGATCTTGAGAAAGCACAGGTCATGGATATCCAGTCAGATACCTCAATGACCGATCAAAGTGTTCCCAAAGATGATGCTGAAGAGCTCCTGAAGCAGACGCTGGATCCGATTCTGCCGTCAACACCATTAGTGCCATCTTCTTCCTGTACTTCCAGTCAGCCAGTGCTCAAAGATATCAAAAGTGGTGACAAAGTctcaaagacagaacaccagaAAGCTGATCAAAAGTATCAGATCCTCAAGTTGCCTTTTGAGAGCATTTTGACACCTGGAGATGCTGGAGCCAGGAACCTCTCCCCTGCTGCTCCCTATTGCTACAACTACTTATCCATGCACACCACCCATGAGCGAATGAGTGTCCTCAGTCCATCTCTGGATGAGCTTTCTTCCAGAGATGAGATGTTCTCCACAGATCTGGATGATCCAGATCTCTTCCCCAAACATGTGTATACAGGCAGGAGGGTTGCAGAAGTTGTAAGTGGATCTCCCCAGGTTGCTGGAGAAGTAGGGGAAGGGTGGCTGCCAGATTCAAAGAGGTTAATGTGTGCCTGCTGTGGGAAAAGCCTTGCAAAAGGGGTGGGTAGGAATAAAGTCCACAGCTCCAAGATATACAGGAATGAGGTTGGAGACTCTGATGAGGACAGCAGATATGGGAGAGGGTGTGAAACGCCTGTCAGAGTGGTTGTAAGGAAACATTCTGCATCCAGGAAGCCCCATTCTGTCCCACTGAGGCATGCTGCAAAACCTTGGTATAAGAGGGGCCAGTACAAAGATTCCTCAGATCCAGTAAACCAGGAGGAAGGTCCTGATCCTTGTAAGCAGGAGCCAACTGATGGTGAGATTGGAGAGATGAGTAGTGAGCTGCAGTGCAGAACATGTCTAG ACATACTCTGCAGAGAAGATCTGACCACGTCGGACCAAGGCAGGTGGGGAAACGGTGATGTGATTCCCAGGCGGAGACAAGCAACCTCTCTGCAACAAG AGATAAGTGCTCAGAGGAAAGTGATGTACCACAGGCCAAGAGATGAGGACAATGACGACAAGCCGCCACCAATACACTGGGAGAGAG gCTCTACAATGAGAGGAGAACCAAGATGTTGA
- the kbtbd2 gene encoding kelch repeat and BTB domain-containing protein 2 produces the protein MSDLNERRPVNTDYAVSLLEQLKFFYEQKLLTDVVLLVEDAEFPCHKMVLATCSSYFRAMFMSGLSESKQTHVHLRNVDPATLQIIITYAYTGNLAISDSTVEPLYETACFLQVEDVLLQCRDYLVKKINAENCVRMLSIGDLFSCSELKQSAKRMVEHKFPVVYRQEAFLQLSHELLIDVLSSDNLNVEKEETVREAAMLWLEYNMEARSQHLSSVLSQIRIDALSEVTQRAWFQGLPPNDKSVVVQGLYKSMPKFFKPRLGMTKEEMLIFMEAMSETQGEGYVMSGSLPTTVVCYSPQAEKVYKLSNPPGDLQKVGTLVTPDNDVFIAGGQIPIKNTITNHGKSGKLQAVFHSVDSFFWFDAQQNAWVPKTPMLCARIKPSLVYCEGYIYAIGGDNVGGELNKRTVERYDCEKDEWSMMCPLPFAWNWSTSVVAHNCIWVMTHDLMYCYFPRADTWVEMATRKTSRCFASAAAFGDLIFYIGGLHVVSNSGIRMPTSTIDGSSVTVEIYDVNKNEWRLAANIPAKRYSDPCVRAVVLLNSLCIFMRETHMNERAKYAIYQYDMDLDRWYLRQPVSERVLWDLGKDFRCAVGKLYPSCLEESPWKPPTYLFSTDGAEEFEVDGELVTLPHV, from the exons ATGTCGGATCTCAATGAGCGCAGGCCGGTCAACACGGACTACGCTGTCTCTCTGCTGGAGCAGCTCAAGTTCTTTTATGAACAGAAATTACTGACTGACGTTGTGTTGCTGGTGGAGGACGCAGAGTTCCCATGTCACAAGATGGTCCTGGCCACATGTAGCTCCTATTTCAG GGCAATGTTCATGAGTGGGCTCAGTGAGAGCAAACAGACCCATGTCCACCTGAGGAACGTGGACCCAGCCACCCTGCAGATCATAATAACCTACGCCTACACGGGTAACCTGGCCATCAGCGACAGCACCGTGGAACCGCTGTACGAGACCGCCTGCTTCCTACAG GTGGAAGATGTCTTGCTGCAGTGCAGAGACTATCTGGTGAAGAAGATTAACGCTGAGAACTGCGTCCGCATGCTGAGCATCGGCGATCTGTTCAGTTGTAGCGAGCTAAAGCAGAGCGCAAAGCGCATGGTGGAGCACAAGTTCCCTGTGGTCTACAGGCAGGAGGCCTTCCTCCAGCTTTCTCACGAGCTGTTGATAGACGTCCTGAGCAGTGACAACCTCAatgtggagaaggaggagacgGTCCGCGAGGCAGCCATGCTGTGGTTGGAGTATAACATGGAGGCACGCTCGCAGCATCTGTCCTCTGTACTCAGTCAAATCCGCATCGATGCCCTTTCTGAGGTGACACAACGTGCCTGGTTCCAGGGTCTGCCACCCAACGACAAGTCTGTGGTGGTGCAGGGCCTCTATAAGTCCATGCCCAAGTTCTTCAAACCTCGATTAGGTATGACCAAGGAGGAGATGCTCATCTTCATGGAGGCCATGTCCGAAACACAAGGTGAAGGATATGTCATGTCCGGGTCCTTGCCTACTACAGTAGTGTGTTACAGCCCACAGGCAGAGAAAGTATACAAACTCAGCAACCCTCCAGGAGACCTTCAGAAGGTGGGAACTCTTGTTACACCAGACAATGATGTGTTCATTGCTGGCGGACAGATCCCTATCAAAAATACTATCACTAACCATGGCAAGAGTGGAAAGTTACAGGCAGTCTTCCACTCGGTTGATAGCTTCTTTTGGTTTGATGCCCAGCAGAATGCCTGGGTGCCCAAAACACCCATGCTGTGTGCCCGAATCAAGCCCTCGTTGGTCTACTGTGAGGGCTACATCTATGCAATCGGGGGAGATAATGTTGGAGGAGAGCTGAACAAGCGTACGGTCGAACGTTACGACTGCGAGAAAGACGAGTGGAGCATGATGTGCCCCCTGCCTTTTGCCTGGAACTGGAGCACCTCTGTGGTGGCGCACAACTGCATCTGGGTAATGACACACGATCTGATGTACTGCTACTTCCCTCGAGCAGATACTTGGGTGGAAATGGCCACGCGCAAGACCAGCCGCTGTTTTGCCTCTGCGGCTGCCTTCGGTGACCTCATTTTCTACATTGGTGGTCTCCATGTTGTCAGCAACTCTGGCATCCGCATGCCCACGAGCACTATTGACGGCTCCTCCGTTACCGTGGAGATCTATGATGTCAACAAGAATGAGTGGCGCCTGGCCGCCAACATCCCTGCCAAGCGTTACTCGGACCCATGCGTGCGAGCAGTGGTGCTGCTCAACTCACTGTGCATTTTCATGCGCGAAACCCACATGAACGAGCGCGCCAAGTATGCTATCTATCAGTATGACATGGACCTAGACCGCTGGTACCTGCGGCAGCCCGTGTCCGAGCGCGTCCTCTGGGACCTAGGTAAGGACTTCCGCTGTGCGGTGGGAAAGCTGTACCCCTCCTGCCTGGAGGAGTCCCCTTGGAAACCACCAACCTACCTCTTCTCCACCGACGGAGCCGAGGAGTTCGAGGTGGATGGGGAGCTGGTGACCCTCCCTCACGTATAG